The Armatimonadota bacterium genome includes a window with the following:
- a CDS encoding aldo/keto reductase — protein MEKRILGGTGMPVTVLGFGGAEIGYGSAAQDAVDRLLGSALDAGLNTIDTAECYAASEELIGNAVAHRRNSFFLFTKCGHASGFPQPDWDLDMLAFSIDRSLERLKTDCVDLLQLHTCSEEMLRQGDVIAVVQKARDAGKTRFIGYSGDGAAARYAIECGAFDTLQTSISICDQECLDVNIPLALERNVGVIAKRPIANAVFKYADKPDNGYIVDYWRRLQSLDYPFANRADAASTALRFTLSTPGVHTAIVGTMNPDRWPANAAMLEAGALAPAEYRAIRDRWQEVRAADWTGRG, from the coding sequence ATGGAAAAGAGGATTCTGGGCGGTACCGGCATGCCTGTCACGGTTTTGGGATTCGGCGGCGCTGAGATTGGGTATGGAAGCGCAGCGCAGGATGCCGTCGATCGGCTGCTGGGAAGCGCTCTGGATGCCGGATTGAACACCATCGATACGGCCGAATGCTACGCCGCCAGCGAGGAGTTGATCGGCAACGCAGTGGCCCACCGGCGCAACTCGTTCTTCCTTTTCACCAAATGCGGTCACGCATCCGGATTCCCGCAGCCGGACTGGGACCTCGATATGCTTGCGTTCAGCATCGATCGCAGCCTCGAGCGGCTAAAGACCGATTGCGTGGACCTGCTTCAGCTCCATACCTGCTCGGAGGAGATGCTTCGGCAGGGCGACGTGATTGCCGTGGTTCAGAAGGCGCGCGATGCCGGCAAGACGCGGTTTATCGGCTACAGCGGCGACGGAGCCGCGGCGCGGTATGCCATTGAATGTGGGGCATTCGATACCTTGCAGACCTCGATCAGCATCTGCGATCAGGAGTGCCTGGACGTCAACATCCCACTTGCCCTGGAGCGCAATGTGGGGGTAATCGCAAAGCGTCCGATTGCGAATGCGGTATTCAAGTACGCCGACAAGCCCGACAACGGCTACATCGTGGACTACTGGCGACGCCTGCAGTCGCTGGATTATCCATTTGCAAACCGCGCAGACGCCGCTTCCACGGCACTGCGATTCACCCTCTCAACGCCTGGGGTCCACACGGCGATTGTTGGAACCATGAATCCGGACCGTTGGCCGGCTAATGCAGCGATGCTAGAAGCCGGCGCACTTGCGCCCGCCGAGTACCGGGCGATTCGCGACCGCTGGCAAGAGGTACGGGCGGCAGACTGGACGGGGCGCGGCTGA
- a CDS encoding HAD family hydrolase translates to MSVKWVFFDIGDVLFDEDAQHQYWLHSLLLSMRRNGVPVTWDAYHTELEALVRIEPGTAIVQACRRWVPDDALWAAIYREGRAEYEQMRAPRPYGMLLDNITAVVRELQASYSLGIIANQHPPIVDALHDYGIADAFRVTAIDSVVGVSKPDPALFVWALDQAQCAPRDAIMIGDRPENDVKPAKSLGMKTIRFRRGTLYSLYDPRTEAETSDLVVRVAARIPAAVRALDQT, encoded by the coding sequence GTGTCGGTAAAATGGGTCTTTTTCGATATTGGCGATGTGCTCTTTGATGAGGATGCGCAGCACCAATACTGGCTGCACTCGCTGCTGCTTTCGATGCGCCGTAACGGCGTTCCTGTCACCTGGGATGCCTACCACACCGAGCTCGAGGCGCTGGTTCGCATCGAGCCCGGCACGGCGATTGTACAGGCCTGTCGCCGGTGGGTGCCGGACGACGCACTGTGGGCGGCGATCTATCGCGAAGGCCGCGCGGAGTATGAACAGATGCGTGCTCCGCGCCCGTACGGCATGCTGCTCGACAACATCACAGCCGTAGTACGGGAGCTGCAGGCAAGCTATTCATTGGGCATCATCGCGAATCAACACCCGCCGATCGTCGACGCGCTGCACGATTACGGCATCGCCGATGCCTTTCGCGTCACCGCGATCGACTCGGTAGTTGGGGTCTCCAAGCCCGATCCCGCGCTGTTCGTCTGGGCGCTCGATCAGGCGCAGTGTGCTCCGCGAGATGCGATCATGATTGGCGACCGCCCCGAAAACGACGTAAAGCCCGCAAAATCGCTGGGTATGAAGACAATCCGGTTTCGGCGCGGAACCCTCTACTCGCTGTACGATCCGCGCACCGAAGCGGAAACGTCGGACCTCGTCGTGCGCGTCGCAGCGCGAATTCCAGCGGCTGTTCGGGCGCTGGACCAAACCTGA